A genomic region of Sulfobacillus acidophilus DSM 10332 contains the following coding sequences:
- a CDS encoding major facilitator superfamily MFS_1 (PFAM: Major Facilitator Superfamily~InterPro IPR011701~KEGG: aac:Aaci_2486 major facilitator superfamily MFS_1~PFAM: Major facilitator superfamily MFS-1~SPTR: Major facilitator superfamily MFS_1) produces the protein MAIFWRYPGYRWLWSGQLLSQLGNAVFSILALWEIQLKAPEMLSIAGLAMTLPTFLGVIGGTLVDRYDPRKIMLMTDLLRGLAVFCGLLALVNPHWMPWIMVALIALNTLGSAVFSPAEMVLVPHLVDAEDLTGANGLYSVTSQIASALGSALGGAAVVGLGLRVVFGLDMGSFWISAVTIALMMRTVAAPLRRPEEKDEADHPSPAPAFWIRLREGGATFGKIPVLTRLLPWIVLSNFAFMAAFTMMPYWVHHHLHASALWYGLVDASWATGLVIGSITAGSFQRWPLKPVTTALSLIVGIFTMGFAFSPWPPLSALLMLAGGAANGVTNALFMTILQRVVPTHVQGRVFGLMMTLFGVANPLGSLTAGLLLHVLPLAWSWLLAALSVTILALNMWRIKDEFTVLERHESPQLFPG, from the coding sequence ATGGCAATTTTCTGGCGCTATCCCGGCTATCGTTGGCTATGGTCCGGACAGCTCTTGTCCCAGTTGGGCAATGCGGTCTTTTCCATCTTAGCGCTTTGGGAGATTCAGTTAAAAGCGCCCGAGATGCTGTCCATCGCCGGACTGGCGATGACGCTGCCCACATTTTTGGGCGTCATCGGCGGAACCCTGGTTGATCGTTACGATCCCCGAAAAATTATGCTCATGACGGATCTCCTGCGCGGGCTGGCCGTCTTCTGCGGGCTTTTGGCATTGGTCAACCCACACTGGATGCCATGGATCATGGTTGCGTTAATCGCGCTTAACACACTCGGCAGTGCCGTATTTTCTCCCGCCGAAATGGTTTTGGTACCGCATTTGGTGGACGCCGAAGACTTGACAGGGGCTAACGGATTATATTCGGTGACGAGTCAAATCGCGTCCGCCCTCGGTTCGGCACTCGGTGGGGCTGCCGTGGTCGGACTCGGGCTACGGGTGGTGTTTGGACTTGACATGGGATCTTTTTGGATTTCGGCCGTCACCATTGCCTTGATGATGCGTACCGTAGCGGCGCCGTTGCGGCGACCAGAGGAGAAGGACGAAGCGGATCATCCGTCTCCGGCTCCCGCATTTTGGATTAGGCTGCGCGAAGGGGGCGCCACCTTTGGCAAAATTCCCGTCTTGACGCGGTTGTTGCCTTGGATTGTGCTCAGCAATTTTGCGTTTATGGCGGCCTTTACCATGATGCCGTACTGGGTACACCACCACCTCCACGCCAGCGCCCTATGGTATGGACTGGTCGATGCGAGCTGGGCAACCGGTTTGGTGATAGGCAGTATCACGGCCGGGTCCTTTCAGCGCTGGCCCCTGAAGCCGGTGACGACCGCTTTGTCCCTTATCGTAGGAATATTCACCATGGGCTTTGCGTTCTCGCCCTGGCCACCGTTGTCCGCGCTCTTGATGCTGGCCGGCGGCGCCGCCAACGGGGTCACTAATGCACTTTTTATGACCATCCTACAGCGCGTGGTGCCCACCCACGTTCAAGGGCGCGTCTTTGGTTTAATGATGACACTCTTTGGGGTGGCCAATCCCTTAGGCTCGTTAACGGCCGGGCTGTTGCTCCATGTGTTGCCGTTAGCCTGGTCCTGGCTATTGGCGGCCTTGTCGGTCACTATATTGGCCCTCAATATGTGGCGGATTAAAGACGAATTCACGGTATTGGAGCGCCACGAATCTCCCCAGTTATTTCCCGGTTAA
- a CDS encoding ammonium transporter (PFAM: Ammonium Transporter Family~TIGRFAM: ammonium transporter~COGs: COG0004 Ammonia permease~InterPro IPR001905~KEGG: afo:Afer_1995 ammonium transporter~PFAM: Ammonium transporter~SPTR: Ammonium transporter), giving the protein MYIPSPQYLSPGDNAWQLTAATFVGMQTVPGLAILYGGLVKKKWAINSAMMVVYAFSIVLISWVLWGYSMGFGNPLKLGPGILSGIVGIPHPVLGSLAEQGQASIPLLNGLMPSFRFPGATLIFFQFVFAAITPAILAGGVLGRMNWKAWMLFVPIWSTLVYSINAFMLWGGGWLSQLGAVDYSGGYVIHVAAGISGFVAAAVVGPRLVKDREDFSANNLLMALAGAGILWLGWNGFNGGDPYFANADAAAAVLNTNLATAAALVSWLVLDMWKMEKPSLIGMINGMVCGLVAITPAAGYVTGVGAILVGIFGAAIPWYTMNRLGTKGIFAKVDDTLGVFHTHAVAGAVGGLMTGLLADPAMSEYLGVKTSNVSVTGLFYGNPHQFVVQLEALLVILLYDGLMTWGILKVIGLVVPLRMKEAQLIDGDHAIARDITPDPLPPAAPRHPEASPMPGYAFTPTE; this is encoded by the coding sequence ATGTACATTCCTTCACCGCAATATTTAAGTCCCGGGGATAATGCTTGGCAATTGACGGCGGCGACCTTTGTAGGGATGCAAACGGTCCCCGGATTAGCCATTCTTTATGGGGGGTTGGTCAAGAAAAAGTGGGCGATCAACTCGGCCATGATGGTGGTGTACGCGTTTTCGATTGTCTTGATTAGTTGGGTGCTGTGGGGCTACAGCATGGGGTTCGGCAATCCCTTAAAACTTGGGCCCGGGATCTTGTCGGGCATCGTGGGAATTCCTCACCCCGTGTTAGGATCGCTGGCCGAGCAAGGACAGGCGTCAATTCCTCTCTTAAACGGCTTGATGCCGAGCTTCCGATTTCCCGGAGCCACGTTAATCTTCTTTCAGTTTGTATTTGCCGCCATTACACCAGCCATTTTAGCCGGGGGTGTATTAGGCCGGATGAATTGGAAAGCGTGGATGTTGTTTGTCCCCATTTGGTCCACTTTGGTGTACAGCATCAACGCGTTTATGCTCTGGGGCGGCGGTTGGCTATCCCAGTTAGGCGCGGTGGATTATAGTGGAGGCTATGTCATTCATGTGGCGGCCGGTATTTCCGGGTTTGTGGCAGCTGCCGTGGTTGGCCCCCGGTTGGTCAAAGACCGGGAAGACTTTTCCGCCAACAACTTACTCATGGCGTTAGCGGGGGCCGGGATTTTGTGGCTCGGCTGGAACGGGTTTAACGGGGGAGACCCGTACTTTGCCAATGCCGATGCGGCGGCGGCGGTGCTCAACACCAATTTGGCGACGGCGGCGGCGTTGGTCAGCTGGTTGGTGCTCGACATGTGGAAAATGGAAAAACCGTCCCTTATCGGGATGATTAACGGCATGGTGTGTGGATTGGTCGCCATAACTCCGGCGGCCGGCTATGTGACGGGTGTCGGGGCGATTCTGGTCGGTATTTTTGGGGCCGCGATTCCCTGGTACACGATGAACCGTTTAGGGACCAAAGGTATTTTTGCCAAAGTCGACGACACGTTGGGAGTTTTCCACACGCACGCGGTAGCCGGTGCGGTGGGAGGATTGATGACGGGATTGTTGGCGGATCCGGCGATGAGCGAGTACTTGGGTGTCAAAACCTCCAACGTATCGGTCACCGGATTATTTTACGGCAATCCTCACCAATTCGTCGTGCAACTGGAAGCGCTACTGGTGATTTTGCTCTATGACGGATTGATGACGTGGGGGATTTTGAAGGTCATTGGATTGGTGGTGCCGCTACGGATGAAAGAAGCTCAACTGATTGACGGGGATCACGCGATCGCGCGCGATATTACGCCCGATCCGTTACCGCCGGCCGCTCCACGACACCCGGAGGCAAGTCCCATGCCGGGTTATGCCTTTACCCCTACCGAATAG
- a CDS encoding NADPH:quinone reductase (PFAM: Alcohol dehydrogenase GroES-like domain; Zinc-binding dehydrogenase~COGs: COG0604 NADPH:quinone reductase and related Zn-dependent oxidoreductase~InterPro IPR013154:IPR013149~KEGG: mrb:Mrub_0196 alcohol dehydrogenase zinc-binding domain-containing protein~PFAM: Alcohol dehydrogenase, zinc-binding; Alcohol dehydrogenase GroES-like~PRIAM: NADPH:quinone reductase~SPTR: Alcohol dehydrogenase zinc-binding domain protein), which translates to MKAIQIAENGGPEVLKLVDLPTPEPGPGQVLIRVKGTSVNYADIKARQGRYHGAPPLPFIPGLDVLGQIVAIHPESPPVFSEGQWVVAFPRTGSYAEYTVADIAHTFALPPGISHDQAQAALLVGVTADQVLRVKGRLAPGDSVLIHSAAGGVGSTAVKLAHIYGAGKVWGSIGREEKRAWVEQLGVDGVFIYRGRTYADDLLAQSGGRGVDVILNGLGGGTLSEDMRCLAPLGRLVVFGDTLGPNLIAPTVLYPTNRSVIGFSFGHLRRERPDQVAAMVAPVMDLLQSGQLSVTISERFPLDEARLAHDLMDRGQTVGKILIDVA; encoded by the coding sequence ATGAAAGCAATTCAGATTGCGGAAAACGGCGGACCGGAGGTGCTAAAGCTGGTAGACCTGCCGACGCCCGAACCCGGACCGGGACAGGTTCTGATTCGAGTGAAAGGGACATCGGTCAATTACGCGGATATTAAAGCCCGCCAAGGCCGATATCATGGGGCGCCTCCGTTACCGTTCATTCCCGGATTGGATGTGCTCGGTCAGATTGTGGCGATACATCCCGAAAGTCCTCCGGTCTTTTCGGAAGGGCAATGGGTCGTGGCCTTTCCGCGGACGGGCTCGTATGCCGAATATACGGTGGCCGATATAGCCCATACGTTTGCCTTGCCGCCGGGAATCTCCCACGATCAGGCGCAAGCGGCATTATTGGTGGGGGTGACGGCTGATCAAGTGTTACGGGTGAAAGGTCGCCTGGCGCCCGGCGATAGCGTATTGATCCATAGTGCGGCCGGCGGCGTAGGGTCCACCGCGGTCAAACTGGCGCATATCTATGGGGCCGGCAAAGTCTGGGGCAGCATTGGTCGTGAGGAGAAAAGGGCTTGGGTTGAGCAACTGGGAGTCGACGGGGTTTTTATTTATCGAGGTCGGACCTACGCGGATGATTTATTGGCCCAAAGCGGGGGACGTGGCGTCGACGTGATTTTGAACGGACTAGGCGGGGGCACACTCTCTGAAGACATGCGGTGTTTAGCTCCCCTGGGTCGGTTGGTGGTCTTTGGGGATACTTTGGGTCCCAATTTAATTGCGCCGACGGTGCTCTATCCCACGAATCGGTCGGTCATCGGCTTCAGTTTTGGTCACTTACGGCGCGAGCGGCCCGATCAGGTGGCGGCTATGGTCGCCCCCGTCATGGACTTGTTGCAATCCGGCCAGCTTTCCGTCACCATTTCCGAACGTTTTCCCTTGGACGAGGCACGATTAGCCCATGACCTGATGGATCGCGGCCAGACCGTCGGCAAAATCCTGATCGATGTTGCTTAG
- a CDS encoding ketopantoate reductase (PFAM: Ketopantoate reductase PanE/ApbA; Ketopantoate reductase PanE/ApbA C terminal~TIGRFAM: 2-dehydropantoate 2-reductase~COGs: COG1893 Ketopantoate reductase~InterPro IPR013332:IPR013752~KEGG: fbl:Fbal_0881 2-dehydropantoate 2-reductase~PFAM: Ketopantoate reductase ApbA/PanE, C-terminal; Ketopantoate reductase ApbA/PanE, N-terminal~PRIAM: 2-dehydropantoate 2-reductase~SPTR: 2-dehydropantoate 2-reductase), with product MAPSASRLVILGTGALGRYYAYRLRDYNPIVIGTTPPPYAVYPPDRPEPDIIYPAFLPWEAPLANPASSILLAVKWAAMPRILTWISQNAPTARVFSLMNGMGQEDIFRRFPGITFLAGVTTDALTRVDPPDGPAGVFLRATGHTWMSMPDSGQPRDFPPWPDWSWESPDAIQERRWQKLLQNSVINPLSALTGVKNGELPTHPIWRLAPPLLDEARTVWARATGQDRPLKPLVKTVQELAEATRANRSSMLQDVLATRPTEIQAINGFLLRQGRRYGLSLPTHEAVVTLIERMAPTPDALWRLLAPETAPPEDGPR from the coding sequence TTGGCACCGTCGGCATCCCGCCTCGTCATCCTCGGAACCGGCGCGTTAGGCCGGTATTATGCCTATCGGTTACGGGATTACAACCCGATTGTCATCGGCACGACCCCCCCGCCCTATGCGGTATACCCTCCGGACCGGCCGGAGCCGGATATCATCTACCCGGCATTCCTGCCCTGGGAGGCCCCACTGGCCAATCCCGCCTCCTCGATTCTTTTGGCGGTCAAGTGGGCGGCCATGCCCCGTATATTAACCTGGATTAGTCAAAACGCCCCGACCGCGCGAGTCTTTTCCCTCATGAACGGCATGGGTCAAGAAGATATTTTCCGCCGATTTCCGGGCATCACGTTCTTGGCGGGCGTCACCACCGATGCCTTAACCCGCGTCGATCCCCCCGACGGACCCGCCGGGGTGTTTCTTCGGGCCACCGGCCACACTTGGATGTCGATGCCGGATTCGGGCCAGCCTCGCGATTTTCCGCCCTGGCCCGATTGGTCGTGGGAATCCCCCGACGCCATTCAGGAACGCCGGTGGCAAAAACTCTTGCAAAATAGCGTCATTAATCCTTTGAGCGCTCTAACCGGCGTGAAAAACGGCGAACTGCCGACGCATCCGATATGGCGGCTGGCCCCCCCTTTACTTGACGAAGCTCGCACCGTATGGGCTCGGGCTACGGGACAGGATCGGCCGTTAAAGCCTCTCGTCAAAACGGTTCAGGAACTCGCCGAAGCCACTCGTGCCAACCGCTCCTCCATGTTGCAGGATGTCTTGGCTACCCGGCCTACGGAAATCCAAGCCATCAACGGATTTTTACTGCGACAAGGGAGGCGTTACGGTCTCTCGTTACCGACCCATGAAGCCGTCGTCACGCTCATTGAGCGGATGGCCCCGACCCCTGACGCGTTATGGCGCCTATTGGCGCCAGAGACGGCCCCACCAGAGGACGGACCTCGTTAA
- a CDS encoding 3-methyl-2-oxobutanoatehydroxymethyltransferase (PFAM: Ketopantoate hydroxymethyltransferase~TIGRFAM: 3-methyl-2-oxobutanoate hydroxymethyltransferase~COGs: COG0413 Ketopantoate hydroxymethyltransferase~HAMAP: Ketopantoate hydroxymethyltransferase~InterPro IPR003700~KEGG: bts:Btus_1694 3-methyl-2-oxobutanoatehydroxymethyltransferase~PFAM: Ketopantoate hydroxymethyltransferase~PRIAM: 3-methyl-2-oxobutanoate hydroxymethyltransferase~SPTR: 3-methyl-2-oxobutanoate hydroxymethyltransferase;~TIGRFAM: Ketopantoate hydroxymethyltransferase) — protein sequence MKEKLTAPELRRQKGGTPLVWLTAYDFPGAQLAEEADVDVILVGDSVGTTVLGYPSTIPVTMDDMVYHAKMVRRGAPHTMMIVDLPFLSYVTPEIALQNAGRLMQEALADGVKLEGGRSILPVIDALVQHEIPVVGHLGLTPQSIHRMGGYRVQARTADAIEALVDDAQVLADHGIIALVLEGIPDRVAQYVTESIPVPTIGIGAGHQTDGQVLVFHDCLGLSSSYPKFAKPFAHVRQAMLEGITQYRREVTERQFPDETHSYHVPDKEWQEFWHRRHPASSSSEPAR from the coding sequence ATGAAAGAGAAACTGACGGCGCCCGAGTTGCGGCGACAAAAAGGCGGGACGCCCTTAGTGTGGCTGACGGCCTACGATTTTCCCGGGGCCCAATTAGCGGAAGAGGCGGACGTCGATGTCATTCTCGTAGGCGATTCGGTCGGTACCACGGTACTCGGCTATCCCTCGACGATTCCGGTCACGATGGATGACATGGTCTATCATGCCAAAATGGTGCGTCGAGGCGCCCCGCACACCATGATGATTGTCGATCTGCCCTTTTTAAGCTATGTCACCCCGGAAATCGCGCTCCAAAATGCCGGCCGTTTGATGCAAGAAGCACTCGCCGACGGGGTGAAGCTCGAAGGCGGACGATCGATCCTTCCCGTCATCGACGCCTTGGTCCAGCATGAGATCCCGGTTGTCGGGCATCTCGGGCTCACCCCGCAAAGCATTCACCGAATGGGCGGTTACCGGGTTCAGGCACGAACTGCGGATGCCATCGAAGCACTGGTTGACGATGCTCAAGTACTGGCCGATCACGGCATTATCGCGTTGGTTCTCGAAGGGATTCCCGACCGGGTGGCGCAATATGTAACCGAGTCTATTCCCGTGCCCACCATCGGCATTGGTGCCGGCCATCAAACCGACGGGCAAGTACTGGTTTTTCATGATTGTCTCGGATTGTCGTCCAGTTATCCTAAATTCGCCAAACCATTTGCCCACGTCCGGCAGGCAATGCTAGAGGGTATTACGCAATATCGACGGGAAGTCACCGAACGGCAATTCCCGGATGAGACCCATAGCTATCACGTTCCCGACAAGGAGTGGCAGGAATTTTGGCACCGTCGGCATCCCGCCTCGTCATCCTCGGAACCGGCGCGTTAG
- a CDS encoding ApbE family lipoprotein (PFAM: ApbE family~COGs: COG1477 Membrane-associated lipoprotein involved in thiamine biosynthesis~InterPro IPR003374~KEGG: cag:Cagg_0542 ApbE family lipoprotein~PFAM: ApbE-like lipoprotein~SPTR: ApbE family lipoprotein) has translation MSRRRDPLDNFETVEFPAMGTTVAVTMPEPLAPPVSALARATFEEWEKVFSRFRPDSELNRLNRHSGRLYRASSVLYRAVQAALEAARETDGLFDPTLGRHLGVLGYDRSWDEGALDRDQPVTAIDLPTGLWRQVKLYPTARAIWSPPGTVWDLGGLVKGLAVDAVIAACVSRQFRPVMVNAGGDLAVWGVPQGWAGWPVMPPWPGGEAVLLLEGALATSGVTRRRWRRGTDWMHHLLDPRSGQPTRQPLWTVTVAAPGCAMADVAAKTAFIRGPQEGRRFLERLNYAGAFWYTDGHVEAVGSFPLTTRGGAV, from the coding sequence ATGTCTCGTAGGCGGGATCCGCTAGATAACTTTGAGACCGTCGAATTTCCGGCAATGGGTACGACAGTGGCGGTCACCATGCCCGAACCCCTTGCCCCGCCGGTTTCCGCGTTAGCCCGTGCCACATTTGAAGAATGGGAAAAGGTGTTCAGCCGATTTCGCCCGGACAGTGAGCTGAATCGTCTGAATCGCCATAGCGGGCGGCTTTATCGGGCATCATCCGTGTTATACCGGGCCGTTCAAGCGGCCCTGGAGGCGGCGCGGGAAACCGATGGCCTTTTTGACCCCACGTTGGGGCGTCATCTGGGCGTTCTGGGTTACGACCGGTCTTGGGATGAGGGGGCTCTCGACCGCGATCAGCCGGTGACGGCGATTGACCTTCCGACCGGACTTTGGCGCCAAGTCAAGCTCTACCCGACAGCGCGGGCTATCTGGTCGCCTCCAGGCACGGTCTGGGACCTCGGCGGGTTGGTCAAAGGATTGGCGGTGGATGCGGTGATTGCCGCCTGTGTGTCCCGGCAATTCCGACCGGTTATGGTGAATGCCGGAGGCGATTTAGCCGTCTGGGGAGTTCCTCAGGGATGGGCCGGCTGGCCGGTGATGCCGCCTTGGCCAGGGGGAGAGGCCGTTTTATTGTTAGAAGGGGCATTAGCCACCAGCGGGGTGACGCGGCGTCGATGGCGACGGGGAACGGACTGGATGCATCATTTGCTTGACCCGCGGTCCGGACAACCGACTCGGCAACCGTTATGGACCGTGACGGTGGCGGCTCCCGGCTGCGCGATGGCGGATGTGGCGGCCAAAACCGCGTTCATTCGAGGGCCACAAGAAGGTCGCCGTTTTCTGGAACGGTTAAACTATGCGGGCGCCTTCTGGTATACCGATGGACACGTTGAAGCGGTCGGATCGTTTCCGTTAACAACGCGAGGAGGCGCCGTATGA
- a CDS encoding hypothetical protein (PFAM: Ferric reductase like transmembrane component~KEGG: sti:Sthe_0756 ferric reductase domain protein protein transmembrane component domain protein~SPTR: Ferric reductase domain protein protein transmembrane component domain protein) — MTMLITWEIVRASGFVAYALVSLSVNLGLMMSLRWQSARWWPRQFHYEFHQFLILLAGFFTVVHGVFAWLDPFMKFRWYELVIPGASHYRPLWMALGIIAAELGLLVVLSTWLRPHIGYPWWRRLHGLTFLVFLLATVHGLGTGSDTKTPWALLFYGVPVAAVSLLGLFRLYRIPGLLRWGTAGVVGFWIVGIWWVVKGPLQSNWSQVANNHQGTGARIALASVPAVTSTPRGISPTSVQGSVTERQVGLGTVQLNLWATLPSGNMVAVTVTGNVVEDGSLAVTGGTALWEPPHSPAAFEGPITVTAQGVSATLHPLSGGKSYTFQLTLTQLNPAAGTFAGQVQITAE, encoded by the coding sequence ATGACCATGCTCATCACCTGGGAAATCGTACGCGCCAGCGGGTTTGTGGCTTATGCGCTCGTTAGCCTGTCGGTCAATTTAGGGCTGATGATGAGTCTCCGGTGGCAATCGGCTCGATGGTGGCCACGCCAATTTCACTATGAGTTCCATCAGTTTTTGATTTTGCTGGCCGGATTTTTTACCGTAGTTCACGGGGTCTTTGCCTGGTTAGACCCTTTTATGAAGTTTCGCTGGTACGAACTGGTGATTCCCGGGGCCAGCCATTATCGTCCGCTTTGGATGGCTTTGGGCATTATCGCGGCTGAACTCGGCTTGCTGGTGGTCTTGTCGACCTGGCTTCGCCCGCATATCGGCTATCCCTGGTGGCGGCGGCTCCATGGGCTGACCTTTTTGGTCTTTCTTTTGGCGACGGTGCATGGTCTAGGTACCGGAAGCGATACCAAAACACCTTGGGCCCTCTTGTTCTATGGGGTTCCGGTCGCCGCGGTCAGTCTTCTCGGGCTCTTTCGGCTGTACCGTATTCCCGGTCTGCTCCGTTGGGGAACGGCCGGTGTGGTCGGTTTCTGGATCGTGGGCATTTGGTGGGTGGTTAAAGGCCCGCTTCAGAGTAATTGGAGTCAGGTGGCCAACAATCATCAGGGAACCGGGGCCCGGATTGCACTCGCTTCGGTGCCTGCGGTGACGTCGACGCCCAGGGGGATATCCCCGACGTCGGTCCAAGGTTCGGTTACCGAAAGGCAAGTCGGGCTGGGCACGGTCCAGTTGAATTTGTGGGCCACATTGCCTTCGGGAAATATGGTTGCGGTGACCGTCACCGGTAATGTGGTGGAAGACGGGTCGCTCGCGGTGACCGGCGGAACCGCCCTGTGGGAGCCGCCCCATTCGCCTGCCGCCTTTGAGGGGCCGATAACGGTCACCGCCCAAGGAGTGTCTGCAACGTTGCACCCCTTGAGCGGCGGTAAATCCTATACGTTTCAACTCACGCTGACCCAACTGAATCCGGCGGCCGGAACCTTTGCCGGGCAAGTCCAAATCACCGCCGAATAG
- a CDS encoding Dihydrolipoyl dehydrogenase (PFAM: Pyridine nucleotide-disulphide oxidoreductase; Pyridine nucleotide-disulphide oxidoreductase, dimerisation domain~COGs: COG1249 Pyruvate/2-oxoglutarate dehydrogenase complex dihydrolipoamide dehydrogenase (E3)~InterPro IPR013027:IPR004099~KEGG: cag:Cagg_1323 FAD-dependent pyridine nucleotide-disulphide oxidoreductase~PFAM: FAD-dependent pyridine nucleotide-disulphide oxidoreductase; Pyridine nucleotide-disulphide oxidoreductase, dimerisation~PRIAM: Dihydrolipoyl dehydrogenase~SPTR: FAD-dependent pyridine nucleotide-disulphide oxidoreductase), whose product MSKHVVILGGGPGGLSASLTARQQGLSVTLLDPEPPGGNALNHSLVPSKFLLNAVATLEHGRRLGSRWHREEWDQVMTDQHRAMEEMQQMTRQWLDRQGVGYIPESGRLVVGEARPVAVETPSGERLEADVVIIATGSKQRLVPGAKPDGQRVMIPRVFHMLKAVPEEIAIIGAGATGLEAASLFIRLGTRVTVYHAGTRPLADFSPGLSRTLADRLTAEGVQFVWGARITGLEARPETVVLHWTENGVAHEAATPHVLLASGRIPVFTADELRPLGFELDPKGFFAVDPLTSQTSVAGVYAVGDAAGGSALLANRAVMQGKQAILHAVGQSLVPTPVVEAIYTIPEIARVGSTQGTRRYRAELPNGLILKPYLEQMPETAVEVVTDADGIVLGGEALGPHAADLMNVVALAVAAQVSIDHLQRVSYASPTIGEILAQLA is encoded by the coding sequence ATGTCCAAACACGTCGTGATTCTCGGCGGTGGCCCAGGCGGACTCAGCGCCAGTCTAACCGCCCGCCAACAGGGCCTGTCGGTCACGCTCTTAGATCCGGAGCCACCAGGCGGTAATGCGCTCAACCATAGTTTAGTCCCCAGTAAATTTCTTTTAAACGCCGTCGCCACGCTCGAACACGGCCGCCGTCTCGGCAGCCGGTGGCACCGGGAAGAATGGGATCAAGTCATGACGGATCAACATCGCGCCATGGAAGAAATGCAGCAAATGACCCGTCAGTGGCTCGACCGGCAGGGTGTCGGCTATATTCCGGAGAGCGGCCGACTCGTCGTCGGCGAAGCCCGCCCGGTCGCCGTCGAAACCCCGTCAGGCGAACGCTTAGAGGCGGACGTGGTCATCATTGCGACCGGCTCGAAACAGCGCCTGGTTCCCGGCGCGAAGCCCGATGGCCAACGCGTCATGATTCCGCGCGTGTTTCATATGTTAAAAGCGGTACCGGAAGAAATCGCCATTATTGGAGCCGGTGCCACCGGGTTGGAAGCCGCCTCGTTGTTTATCCGGTTAGGGACCCGGGTCACCGTTTATCACGCCGGAACCCGGCCGTTGGCAGACTTTTCTCCGGGGTTAAGCCGAACGTTAGCCGACCGACTCACCGCCGAGGGCGTGCAGTTTGTCTGGGGCGCCCGCATCACCGGTTTGGAAGCCCGTCCGGAGACCGTCGTCCTTCACTGGACCGAAAACGGGGTTGCCCACGAGGCCGCTACTCCCCACGTATTGTTAGCTTCCGGACGCATTCCGGTCTTTACCGCCGACGAATTGCGTCCTTTAGGATTTGAGCTGGATCCGAAAGGATTCTTTGCCGTCGACCCCCTCACCAGCCAGACGTCGGTCGCCGGAGTTTATGCCGTCGGAGACGCAGCGGGGGGATCCGCCTTATTAGCCAATCGGGCCGTCATGCAAGGTAAGCAGGCGATTTTACACGCGGTCGGACAATCGCTGGTCCCCACGCCCGTCGTCGAAGCCATTTATACCATTCCGGAAATTGCGCGGGTTGGTTCGACTCAGGGAACCCGGCGCTATCGGGCGGAGCTACCGAACGGGCTTATTCTGAAGCCTTATCTCGAACAGATGCCGGAAACGGCGGTGGAAGTGGTGACCGATGCGGACGGCATCGTCCTCGGGGGAGAAGCGTTAGGCCCCCATGCCGCCGATCTCATGAACGTGGTGGCTCTGGCCGTAGCCGCCCAGGTGTCCATTGACCATCTCCAACGCGTATCCTATGCCAGTCCCACGATCGGAGAAATCTTGGCCCAATTGGCATGA